In Candidatus Kapaibacterium thiocyanatum, the DNA window GCCTCCGAGGCTGTCACATCCCGGATTGCCGGAGACACGCCGGAGATCATTCCTTCATCATCGTCGTGCCGATCCGCAGCTCCGGATTCACTCCGCGTTCTCAGCCAACAATGTGATACCGCTCATGTCCGCCTTCCCGTTCTTCAGGAATGCATAGGATATCCGGTCCACGCGGCAGTCGACGAACTGCACCTTCTTCAGGTTGACATTCTTGAAAAACGTATTGATGATCGTGGCATTCCTGAACGTCACTCTCGTACATACGCAGTTCTCGAAACTGCAGTCCTGCATGGTGCCATCGAACACGATGTCGACGAGCTGTGTCTCGATGAACGAGGTCCGGTTCCATACGGTCTGTGCGACGATGTTCTTCTCGAAGCCACTGGAAGCGAAGGTCACACCGGTCAGATCGGCACCAGTGAAGTCGCAGGCATAGACATTGCTCCCCGTGAACCGGGTACCCTTCAGTGAGCAGTCCTTGAATACGTCCTTGTGGACGTTGGAACTATGGATATGGCTGTTCGCGAAGTCCGAGCCCGAAAAGTCGCAGGCGTCCACGTTGTTGCGTTTCAGGAGCAGTCCGGACAGGTCCGAACCGATGAACGTGCAGTGCTGCATGTTGGACGCGCTGAACTGTCCGTGCAGATTCTTCAATCCGGAAAAGTCCACGTTCGCCCAGTTCCCCTGGGACATGTCCCAACGCGGCCTGTCTCCATGACCGGCTGGCGGTGGTTCCGGCGGTGGCGTACTTCCCGTTTCGGCGGGCGGAGCTTCCGTTGCCGTCGATTGGAAGTTCTCCGAAAAGTAGTTGAGATCCACGCCCAGAACTTCCGCGAGCCGATTGAAGGTGAGGAGGTCCGGAATCGATTCTCCGCGTTCCCATTTCCCGACTGCCTGCGGACTGACGAACATGTGTTCGGCGAGCTGGGCCTGCGAGATGTTCCTGTTCTTCCTGGCGTTGGCGATTCTGGTGCCGATGAAGGTCGTTCCCATGGTTGTCGTCCTCGATATGGTGATGTAGTGTCGACGCCACAAAGATATCGGCGCGCCAAGGGGTTACGCCGCTCCTGGTAGTTGTATCGCCGCTACTTCCCGTTGTATTTCGACAACCGGTGGTTGTTTCCGGTGTTTCGGCCGTTCGGATCATTCGACCGAGCTGTTTTTTCACTGTCCGGACCGAGGATTCGGTGATATTGTTCATTTACGACGGACAGGGCTGGGTACAATATTCCTATTGTGGAAAAAGGGAAAGCCCGGGAAACGATCAAGGGCCTGCCCATAGAATACGGACAGCCCCTTTCTCATGTGTTTTCCGACAGGTTGTGGATGCGGTGCGCCATTCGTACTCCCCTGAAAGCCAGCGGGCAATCGGCGTCGCTCGATCCTGTTAAGATGGCGCGGGATTGCTGGGCTCATTAACAAGTCATCGTGCCGAAGTTGCTGCATTCATACAAGCCGAGATCGAAGTAATGCTGGGTTGCGTCCGATCCACACGGCACAGGCAAATACTATCTGGGCTTGGCCGTACAAATACTACCCAAAGACTGCGTCATCAATCTCATGATCTGAGATATGTCGACCTTGTTCTATCGAATACACGATGAGATCTCGAAGGAGATAGAACGAGCCCGTTAAGCACTTGTGAATATCTTCATCCGATACCTGTTCTCCATGAATGACTTTGCTTCGCAGACTATACAAGCGTTTAATTTTATCAAACTTTGTCTTTCTTGCTTCCCCTCGTTCCACCAGTAAACTTGCTGAATAGAGCGACACGCGATACACCAATTCACTACTAATGCCAAATATGGCCTCGATCCCTGACCAGATTCTCGCGACGGCCGAGCGACTTTCCTTGGCAAAACGCCAGTCTTCCGCCGCTTCGAGTGCGAAGCGGAAGGAATTGCTCTCTGATGCTATTCTAGCGCAAGACTCAAAGTGGATGGCGATCCATTCGGAGTCTTTACTGTCTATTCTACAAGGCTCAATGTTGCGCAGAGAATGGTGATGATAGTCTAGAAGGCCGCCCTGAAATTTAGGCAGGTTCTCCTCTCTCCTATATGAAGCTTCATTATTCTGATCGCCATACAGGGATTTAGGTCGAAGCGCACTACCTGCGATTGCGCTCCATGAGTAGCTGCTGCATGCTATGCCATGAATCCTATTATATCCTCGTAAGAGCAGTAGTGTAGTTGCAAGCCAGGCACGATTCAGAGTGTCGTATCCTGTGGTGCTGCCTTGCTGTTGACGAGAGAAAATTTCAACTGTACAAAGCGAAGTTACAGGCTCAAGTACTGCCCATTCTTTAAAGCCAGAAGCACCAGCATTCGCCAGATCAAATACACTCAATGTTGATGCCAGTGGCCTAATCTCAAGCCCATCAGACAAAATGATGGGGCCCCCAAGGCTCTCAATGCCTAGGACTAATACATACCAGTCTGTATCCACCATGTGATATCCTCCTGATTTGATATTGGCGCGCCAAGTGGTAATGACGCTACAGGCAGTTGTATCAGCGCTACTTCCCGTTGTATTTCGACAACCGGTGGTTGTTTCCGGTGTTTCGGCCGTTCGGATCATTCGACCGAGCTGTTTGTTCACTGTCCGGACCGGGGATTCGGTGATCGACCCTTCATCGTTCCGTTCTGTATCCTGAAGAGCCCGCCACATCCATGAGCGGAGGTCCTACCATCGTGAAAATGAAACAGGCCGAATCGCGATGATCCGGCCTGTCGTATGAGTCCATGTGGGTCATGGGCTTGATCGTAGTCCCGAGCAGATTCGAACTGCTGACTTTCAGCTTCGGAGGCTGACGTTCTATCCAGCTGAACTACGGGACCATTGAAGGACACAAAGATACGAAAACCCGTCCGACCCCGCCGTCTCAGGATACCTTCCGCAGTCGGGCCATGAAGAGGCCGTCCGTACCGTGATGCCAGGGATCGACCTGGAGCATACCCGACGTTCCGTCCAGTCCATCCACCGTGATGCCGTGGCGTGCCAGGACGGGAGCGAGCGGCTCCTCGACGAATTCCGGATGATCGGCAAGAAAAGCCTCGACGACCTGACGATTCTCCGCAGGGAGAATGGAACAGGTGGCATAGACGAGAACGCCATCCTGGGCGACATGCCGTGCATAGGTCGAGAGGATCTTGCGCTGTTTGGCCGCATGACGTTTGGCCAGCTCCGGCGTCAGCCGCCATTTGACCATCGGAAGACGACGCACGGTTCCCATCCCCGAACACGGTGCATCGACGAGAACGACGTCGAAGCCGCGACGGGCGTCGCTGACGTCGAGGCCGCGCGTGAGATGGACGAGACGTGTGACGACGCTGCGCACACCTGCCCGTCTGGTACGGCCGAAGATTTCCTTGAGGCGTGCTCCCTCGATATCGGCGGAAAGGATGCGGCCACTGTCGTTCTGAAGGTCGGCAAGGTGTACGGTCTTGCCTCCCGCCCCTGCACAGGCATCGAGAACATCGTCGTTCGGATGCGGATCGCAGGCATAACCGATGAGCTGGCTGCCCTCGTCCTGAATCTCGATCATGCCGTTGAGATAGAGTGCGTGCTGGAGCAGGTTGACGCGTTGGCGGATGATGATGGCTGCCGGCGACCAGCGTCCTGCCTCGGCCTGGATACCCATCGACGCGAGTTCGTGCATGACGCGGTCACGTGTGGTGTGGCGCAGATTGACGCGCAGGCACAACGGGGCGGGACCGAGCATGCTGCGGAAGAGGTCCACGCCGTCGTTGCCGATGGAATCGAGCAGCCAGGGCTGCGTGCATGCCCAGGTCGCGTCGGACATGTCGTCGGGGGCGTTGGCCCGGATGTCGAGATGGGTACGGCACCATGCTACGGCGTCCTGCATCGGCTGGTCAAGATCCGCGACGGTCGTCTTCGATGCTGCCGTCATGGCCTCGGAGAGCGTGATCGGCATGGTGTCCGACAAGGCAAGCGCGAGAGCGCCGTGGACGATGTCGGGCAGGGTGAATCGCCTTGTGACGTCATCGGCGAGCGATAGGGTGCGGAGCGTATGGAAGACGAGTTCACTGAGGAAGCGGCGTTCCGTGCTCCCGATGTACTTGCGTGCGCGCAGGAAGTCGGCGGCCAGGGCGTCCGGGGGCTGGGGCGATTTGCGTACGATGCGCACCAGCTCGGATGCATGGCCGAGAAGGGAAGATAGTTGCATTCGATAGGATTCGTTTAGGAGATGCGTACGACGAGCTTGCCGTACTGTGCGCCCATGCGCATACGATCGAACGCCTCCACGACACGGTCGAGAGGGATGACGCTGTCCACTTCGGGAACGATCTGCTTGTCGGCGACGAAACTGATCATGTCACCGAAATCGACGGACGTGCCCATCGTCGATCCCGTGATACGCAACTGCTTCCAGAAGATCCTGTGCATGTTGGCGTTGGGCGTCGTGCCGCGCGTGGCACCATAGAGGACGATGCGGCCACCGGGTTTGACGATGTTCGTCAGATCGTTGAAACCGACCCCACCGGCCCCGTCGATGATAAGGTCAGGTTGACCGTAGATCGCCATCAGATCCTTCGTCCACGTTTCGGATGTATAGTTCACGCCACCCTGGGCGCCGAGTTTGATCGCACGTGCGAGCTTGTCGTTCGAACTGCTGGTGACGAGGACGCGCGCACCACTCGCGACGGCGAACTGCACGGCCATGGTCGCCACACCGCCACCGGTGCCGGTGACCAGTACCGTATCGTGTTCGGAGCACTTGCCTTGCACCATCAGCGCACGCCATGCCGTCACCCCGGAGAGTGGCAGCGCAGCGGCCTGCTCGTCGGTTAGGTGGGCGGGTGCTTCGTAGAGATTGGCGGCAGGTACGGCGACGTATTCGGCCAGCGTTCCCGAGCGGGGCATGCCGAGTATGGAATAGTCCCTGCCCTGGGCCATCGGATCCGGACCCCAGTCCATGGAAGGATCGATGATGACGCGACGGCCGATCAGGTGATGGAATTCCGGTGTCTGCTCCACCACACCGCAACCGTCCGAAC includes these proteins:
- a CDS encoding transcriptional regulator translates to MGTTFIGTRIANARKNRNISQAQLAEHMFVSPQAVGKWERGESIPDLLTFNRLAEVLGVDLNYFSENFQSTATEAPPAETGSTPPPEPPPAGHGDRPRWDMSQGNWANVDFSGLKNLHGQFSASNMQHCTFIGSDLSGLLLKRNNVDACDFSGSDFANSHIHSSNVHKDVFKDCSLKGTRFTGSNVYACDFTGADLTGVTFASSGFEKNIVAQTVWNRTSFIETQLVDIVFDGTMQDCSFENCVCTRVTFRNATIINTFFKNVNLKKVQFVDCRVDRISYAFLKNGKADMSGITLLAENAE